The Exiguobacterium acetylicum genome includes a window with the following:
- a CDS encoding DedA family protein codes for MNMDTVNQYLDAYGYGVIFIFLFFGIVGIPAPEESLLVLIGILSGQNEERLIYSILTAYAGTFVGMLTAYGAGRFFGPTVLRYGRFIGLTKERWERVSNGYMGRINRTIIAGLYIPGVRQINPYFAGMKRIPFGRYFWVSALGSALWVVPFVLLGHFAGKTFHIKPEVVPYFGFALLVLFLLGVLVKWLKRKRLEKRVVSGKNQAGKEN; via the coding sequence ATGAACATGGATACGGTCAACCAGTATCTCGATGCCTATGGATATGGCGTTATTTTCATTTTTTTATTTTTTGGCATCGTCGGGATTCCGGCACCGGAAGAATCACTACTCGTCTTGATCGGTATCTTAAGTGGACAGAACGAAGAGCGATTGATCTATTCGATCTTGACAGCGTACGCGGGAACATTCGTTGGGATGTTAACGGCATATGGCGCAGGACGTTTCTTTGGACCGACCGTTTTACGGTACGGTCGTTTCATCGGATTGACGAAGGAACGCTGGGAACGGGTGTCAAATGGCTACATGGGGCGGATTAATCGGACGATCATCGCCGGTCTCTATATTCCAGGGGTGCGACAGATCAATCCGTATTTTGCGGGGATGAAACGGATTCCGTTTGGTCGATACTTCTGGGTATCGGCACTTGGATCTGCTCTGTGGGTTGTTCCTTTCGTCTTACTCGGTCACTTTGCCGGCAAGACGTTTCATATCAAGCCGGAAGTCGTGCCTTATTTCGGATTTGCCTTACTTGTGCTCTTCCTCTTAGGTGTGCTCGTGAAATGGCTCAAACGTAAACGACTCGAAAAACGCGTCGTTTCAGGAAAAAACCAAGCGGGAAAAGAAAACTAA